One window of the Arthrobacter sp. zg-Y919 genome contains the following:
- the paaK gene encoding phenylacetate--CoA ligase PaaK, which produces MKSTPALLKSTAADPSSLDPEERMSRDELETLQLKRLQQTLAYAYEQVPLYRRKFDDAGVHPSDLQDLSDLARFPYTTKEDLRSTYPFGMFAVPQQQVARIHASSGTTGRPTVVGYTAGDLDRWASLVARSLRASGVQRGYKVHNAYGYGLFTGGLGAHFGAEKLGCTVIPVSGGQTERQVQLILDFEPDTILCTPTYLLAIADAMAAAGIDPRSTSLKNAVLGAEPWTEEMRHELEMLMDLDACDIYGLSEVMGPGVAGECVESKDGSHIWEDHFRPEIIDPFDDTRVLGDGEPGELVFTSLTKEALPIIRYRTHDLTRLLPGTARPSMRRMGRITGRSDDMIILRGVNLFPTQIEEIALRIPALSPHFQLEITRPGRLDELTVRIERRTDATTPESAAAAAELEAQVKMHIGSSCAVQVVDPGTLARSSGKLRRIHDLRRGPDAGTPR; this is translated from the coding sequence ATGAAATCGACGCCCGCTCTTCTCAAGTCCACTGCCGCCGATCCCTCGAGCCTGGACCCGGAGGAACGCATGAGTCGGGATGAGCTGGAAACCCTCCAGCTCAAGCGGCTCCAGCAGACCCTCGCGTACGCGTATGAACAGGTGCCGCTGTACCGGCGCAAGTTCGACGACGCCGGCGTGCACCCGTCGGATCTGCAGGATCTGAGCGACCTTGCGCGGTTCCCGTACACCACCAAGGAGGACCTGCGCTCGACCTATCCGTTTGGCATGTTCGCCGTCCCCCAGCAGCAGGTTGCCCGCATCCATGCCTCCTCCGGAACCACCGGGCGGCCCACCGTCGTCGGGTATACGGCAGGCGACCTGGACCGGTGGGCGTCACTGGTGGCCCGGTCGCTGCGTGCCTCCGGCGTCCAGCGTGGGTACAAGGTCCACAACGCCTACGGCTACGGGCTCTTTACCGGCGGGTTGGGAGCACACTTCGGCGCGGAGAAACTCGGCTGCACGGTCATCCCCGTCTCCGGCGGGCAGACGGAGCGGCAGGTCCAGCTCATCCTGGACTTCGAACCGGACACCATCCTCTGCACGCCCACCTACCTGCTGGCCATTGCCGACGCCATGGCAGCCGCCGGAATCGATCCGCGCTCCACATCGTTGAAGAACGCCGTCCTCGGCGCCGAGCCCTGGACCGAGGAAATGCGGCACGAACTGGAAATGCTGATGGACCTGGACGCCTGCGACATCTACGGGCTCTCGGAGGTCATGGGTCCGGGCGTGGCCGGGGAGTGCGTGGAAAGCAAGGACGGATCCCATATCTGGGAGGACCACTTCCGGCCGGAGATCATCGACCCGTTTGATGACACCCGGGTCCTGGGCGACGGCGAACCGGGCGAGCTGGTCTTCACCTCGCTGACCAAGGAAGCGCTGCCGATCATCCGTTACCGCACCCACGACCTCACCCGCCTGCTGCCAGGCACCGCCCGGCCGTCCATGCGCAGGATGGGACGCATCACCGGCCGCAGCGACGACATGATCATTCTGCGCGGAGTCAACCTCTTCCCCACCCAGATCGAGGAAATCGCCCTGCGTATCCCGGCCCTAAGCCCGCATTTCCAGCTCGAAATCACCCGTCCGGGACGTCTCGACGAGCTGACGGTGCGGATCGAGCGGCGGACAGATGCCACGACGCCGGAATCCGCCGCCGCCGCAGCTGAGCTGGAGGCACAGGTGAAAATGCACATCGGATCCTCCTGCGCTGTTCAGGTCGTCGATCCCGGGACGCTGGCACGATCCAGCGGCAAACTGCGGCGGATCCACGACCTGCGCCGCGGTCCCGACGCCGGCACCCCG
- a CDS encoding VTT domain-containing protein — protein sequence MTYPSEVTLSAATAVAGPVRPPTSSLLPHWLDPQVFLADPALGPWVVLLVCGIVFAETGLLVGFFLPGDSLLFTAGLLVATGTIDINVWLLGVLVFICAFAGDQTGYFIGKKAGPAVFNRPDSRLFKRENVKRAQVFFDRHGGKAVVLARFVPVVRTFTPVVAGVAQMEYKAFVGFNALGAFVWGVGVTLLGYVLGDRVPFVRENLDLIFVAVVVLSVIPIVVEVIRQSHKAITDDESKDDAAEETQPRRSAGNTAAGNTVSGNPAPGNTVSGHTASGKTQAEGAGAAE from the coding sequence ATGACGTACCCTAGTGAGGTGACTCTCTCCGCGGCCACAGCCGTTGCCGGCCCTGTGCGGCCTCCTACTTCGTCCCTTTTGCCTCATTGGCTGGACCCGCAGGTGTTCCTTGCCGATCCAGCCCTCGGACCGTGGGTGGTCCTGCTGGTCTGCGGCATTGTCTTTGCTGAAACCGGACTGCTTGTGGGCTTCTTCCTGCCCGGCGACTCCCTGCTTTTCACTGCCGGTCTCCTTGTCGCCACCGGCACCATCGACATTAATGTCTGGCTGCTGGGAGTCCTTGTCTTCATTTGTGCCTTCGCGGGTGACCAGACGGGCTACTTCATCGGCAAGAAGGCGGGACCAGCTGTTTTCAACCGGCCCGACAGCAGGCTCTTCAAACGGGAAAACGTGAAACGGGCCCAGGTCTTCTTCGACCGGCACGGCGGCAAGGCAGTGGTCCTGGCCCGGTTCGTGCCGGTGGTCCGGACGTTCACGCCCGTGGTGGCCGGCGTCGCGCAGATGGAATACAAGGCCTTCGTCGGCTTCAATGCCCTGGGCGCATTTGTCTGGGGTGTGGGCGTGACCCTGCTGGGCTATGTGCTGGGCGACCGGGTGCCTTTTGTCCGGGAGAACCTGGACCTGATCTTCGTGGCCGTGGTGGTGCTCTCCGTCATTCCGATCGTCGTTGAGGTGATCCGGCAGTCCCACAAGGCCATCACTGACGATGAGTCGAAGGATGATGCGGCGGAAGAGACCCAGCCGCGCCGCAGCGCCGGGAACACTGCAGCCGGGAACACTGTCTCCGGGAACCCTGCCCCCGGTAACACTGTCTCCGGGCACACCGCCTCCGGTAAGACCCAAGCCGAAGGTGCGGGCGCAGCGGAGTAA
- a CDS encoding hotdog fold thioesterase translates to MADTDVTRDSHPAHPLLVNDAASAWLGIQVLETGGGRARISMLLRPEMVNGFGIGHGGMVFAFADTAFALACNPEAGGPAVQRENITVAAGADITFLAPVQVGELLTAAAEHRAGNGRSGVYDIEVRSERPDGTSDVVALFRGRSRTMRNPARPAAVPAGSRA, encoded by the coding sequence ATGGCTGACACCGATGTCACCCGGGATTCACACCCTGCCCACCCCCTCCTGGTCAACGATGCAGCGTCGGCATGGCTGGGGATCCAGGTTCTGGAGACCGGAGGCGGAAGGGCACGCATCTCGATGCTGCTTCGTCCCGAGATGGTGAACGGCTTCGGCATCGGCCACGGTGGGATGGTCTTCGCGTTTGCCGACACCGCCTTTGCCCTGGCCTGCAACCCCGAAGCCGGCGGCCCGGCAGTACAGCGGGAGAACATCACCGTTGCCGCAGGCGCCGATATCACTTTCCTGGCACCGGTGCAGGTGGGCGAGCTGCTGACGGCGGCCGCTGAACACCGTGCAGGCAACGGGCGCAGCGGTGTGTATGACATCGAGGTACGTTCCGAACGCCCGGACGGCACCTCCGACGTCGTCGCCCTGTTCCGGGGACGGTCGCGCACCATGCGCAACCCCGCCCGGCCCGCTGCGGTCCCGGCAGGAAGCCGCGCATGA